One genomic segment of Hydra vulgaris chromosome 14, alternate assembly HydraT2T_AEP includes these proteins:
- the LOC100205688 gene encoding transcription factor BTF3 homolog 4, which yields MNPDKLKKLQNEVRIGGKGTQRRKRKVVHKTATTDDKKLQGSLKKLSVNTIPGIEEVNMIRDDGTVIHFNNPKVQASLAANTFAITGNAEHKQLTEMLPGILNQLGAEGLTNLRKLAERLPQTRLETATEHDEGDDVPDLIENFDEASKNETASHE from the exons ATGAATCCAGATAAGTTGAAAAAGCTGCAAAATGAAGTTAGAATTGGAGGAAAG GGTACGCAAAGGCGTAAGAGAAAGGTTGTACACAAAACTGCTACTACTGATGACAAAAAATTGCAaggttcattaaaaaaactttctgttAATACAATACCTGGAATTGAAGAAGTAAACATGATTAGAGATGATGGAACTGTCATTCATTTTAACAACCCAAAAG tACAAGCATCCTTAGCTGCCAACACGTTTGCAATCACTGGAAATGCAGAACATAAAC aACTTACTGAGATGCTTCCTGGAATTTTGAATCAATTg GGAGCAGAAGGTTTAACCAATCTTCGAAAGCTTGCGGAGCGTCTTCCTCAAA CTCGTCTCGAAACTGCAACAGAACACGATGAAGGTGACGATGTTCCAG atctCATTGAAAATTTCGACGAAGCCTCGAAAAATGAAACAGCAAGTCATGAATAA